The genomic stretch CCTTCCACCACCGGTCGTGCGCGACATCGCTCGCGAACTCACGCATCATCAGGTTGTTCCAGTTGCAGTCATAGTCCCTGAAGCACAGCCATGGCTTCACGCCTAGGTAGTGGAGCACGTAGAGGCTCGGCGGGTCGGCGCCAAACAGCTGGGTCTTCTTCGCCTTCATCGCCTCGCTGTCACCCTCCCAGAAGTGCTTCAGGAAGTTCATTTGCTTCGGAATGCGGTGCCACCATGTGAATATCTCATTCAGGTACCCTTGGTCACCGCCGTTGTACGATGTTATCTCGTTGATGTGTTCCATCAGCAGCTGGAACGTGCAGTTTGAGGGCTCGATGACCATCACACCAGAGTTGAAGAGGGTCGCATTGTTGCCAGTTGCAGTGATCTCTGGCATCGCAAACAGGAAATCCACATTCCTCAAGATGAGGAGGTCAGCATCAATGAATATGATCTTGTCATAGTCAGTCAGCTGCCATAACCTGAACTTGCTATAGTTCCACTCATTGTAGGCATCACGCTCAGCTTTTGGGTTCCTGATTCTCTCGATTATTCTCACCTTCCAGCCCGCAGCTTCCAAGCCTCTCCGGTGATGATTACTTATGGTATCATCAACAAGGATAACCAAGTCCCTGGTTGATCCTGCTTGCCTGATGCTCTGAGCTGCTGTGATAGCACCACATACGTATTCACTCGCTGAATGCAGTATCGTTGCATAAGCTTCTCTTCTTCGATCTACTGAGTAAAGTCTTGCTGCACCCATAAGAACATATGTTATCTACTGAATTCAAATTTTAttcagaaaacgagtaaaacggaCAATGCCAATTCCATATATATAACTGGAGACTGGACCTTAATAATCAGTAGAAATATCTATTTCTTCAGTACAACTTGTCTATGACAACATTAGATGCTATTTTTGCAGAAAATAATTGTTCAGAGTATCATTTCTCTAGCGAAGAGCAACATTACTAGGTCACTGGATATGCATGTATGAATTGCTTTAGAAAAGAACTATTGTACTGAGATGACAAACATAGGCTTAAACATTGAGTACAAAGCAACAAACCTTTGGCTTTAAGTGGAACGGCAAGCTCACACGATCCAACAGGAAGCCTAAGCTTCTCCTTTATCGCCCTCAAATCAGGCCTATACAACCAAGCATTGCCTTCATGTTTCACAAGGTTCTTGCATGGGAAGAGATTAGGAATCGGGAAGCAGTCCGTCACAAAAAGCACATGGGCCTTCCGGTTGGCTCTTGAAGAGGTCACGGCCAATTTTGCCGCTGAGAGCTGCAAATGGAGCCTGGCAACATCTCTTGACCAACCTGCCACCCTTGTACAGGGAAGTTTCACAGCAATAACATCAAACGATACACCTTTTCGGGCATTAGGCTCTGGAAATGATGGACAGGATGGTATCTCagaatcctcctcctcgtctatcCATTCAGGATATAGGGCAGGCCAAGTAATGCTTTCCTTGGCATGCTCTAGTCTTATAACTGAAACATGGCTTTCAGGGAGTATCCGCGACCAAGAGCCGAACTCAGTGCTATTAAAATTCAAGAGTCCAACTTTCAGCTTTTGGTTACCAGCCTTAAGATCTTCCAGTGATGAATATACATCATCCCACTGAACATCAACAGATGATACATATCGTGGATCAGAAATTGTTTTGTCCCATATCCAGTCAACATCGACATACCTGCAAACCATATACACTTGCATGAGATAATAGTCATAGTGTACATCAGAATTTATGATTCCTTTTAACGTGTCATAGATAGTTCAACGAGATCTGTTTCAGTAATTTATACTTACAAAGAACTGGATTGTAGTTGGCGCTCGTACAAGGTCGGAGTTAGGAGGGTAACAAACGTTGCAGAAATAATAGCTATAAGCAGGTAGCGCAAAGATTTGAACTTGCAACCACAGTTCTTCTCGAGGACAAGAACTTCATAGTTTTCAACATCTTTGAAACTTTTGCTTTTGGTGGCCCTTCTCTTGGTAGTATCATCACTGCAGAAAGCAGTAATAAATTCAGTCATGTACACATCAACTCAGAAGAATTCGGAAATCAATGAACTATTCTTGCCTAGAACAGGAGAAAATATAGATGGTGTACCAATGAAAATGATCGTTTGGTTATTTATTAACAAGTCAGGTTAtgatgttcctcctttttaataCATAGGAATatgtcttttcttcctttttcacTTTAATTCTCATCGTAATCATGGACAGTTAACTAGGATTTGTAGGACACACCTGGGAAGTTTTAGTTCAGAAGCACAAATGGAAGCATCAGAATTCCAAATCTCAAATAAAGGTTCCCCAAAACAACCGCAAGGATACGAAAGCTACACTAGTAGAAAGTAACACTTTCAGGTCCCTAATTTTCCTTAATAATCAGTTCGCCAGGATAGACTAGGCAGCAGTTTTATATACAGGTAGTGCCACTACATCATCCTTTCAGCTTGTGCTACAAATCAGAATAAGTGGAATGCTGATAGGATTGGGCACTTTATGGGCAAAAATATACAAGTTAATGTCCCATTGAAGTGTCCAAAGTGTGCCCTTTTAAAAGGGATAGAATGCCACATCTTTCAGGAACTGAAAGAATCGCTATAAATTAT from Lolium rigidum isolate FL_2022 chromosome 4, APGP_CSIRO_Lrig_0.1, whole genome shotgun sequence encodes the following:
- the LOC124707882 gene encoding UDP-glucuronate:xylan alpha-glucuronosyltransferase 1-like gives rise to the protein MEQRYRPAGAPDDTTKRRATKSKSFKDVENYEVLVLEKNCGCKFKSLRYLLIAIISATFVTLLTPTLYERQLQSSSLYVDVDWIWDKTISDPRYVSSVDVQWDDVYSSLEDLKAGNQKLKVGLLNFNSTEFGSWSRILPESHVSVIRLEHAKESITWPALYPEWIDEEEDSEIPSCPSFPEPNARKGVSFDVIAVKLPCTRVAGWSRDVARLHLQLSAAKLAVTSSRANRKAHVLFVTDCFPIPNLFPCKNLVKHEGNAWLYRPDLRAIKEKLRLPVGSCELAVPLKAKARLYSVDRRREAYATILHSASEYVCGAITAAQSIRQAGSTRDLVILVDDTISNHHRRGLEAAGWKVRIIERIRNPKAERDAYNEWNYSKFRLWQLTDYDKIIFIDADLLILRNVDFLFAMPEITATGNNATLFNSGVMVIEPSNCTFQLLMEHINEITSYNGGDQGYLNEIFTWWHRIPKQMNFLKHFWEGDSEAMKAKKTQLFGADPPSLYVLHYLGVKPWLCFRDYDCNWNNLMMREFASDVAHDRWWKVHDKMPQKLQSYCLLRTRQKAGLEWDRRQAQKANVEDGHWRRNITDPRLKICFEKFCYWESMLWHWGETNRTKSTPVLSTPTVSLSSS